The proteins below come from a single Natranaerofaba carboxydovora genomic window:
- the kaiC gene encoding circadian clock protein KaiC, whose product MKNSNKNSLPKVETGVPGFDLICLGGIPRGRTTLVSGTAGSAKTVFGAQFLVGGIEIGEAGVFVTFEETPEDIKANLKSFNWDVEKWEEDNKWVFVDGSPSPEEELNFTGEFDLEALLARIKHAVKKVDAKRVTLDSLGSIFYHFEDASLVRHEIYKIAYTLKKMGVTAVLTAERSAEYGDISRFGIEEFVTDNVIVLRNAMDKEKRRRTVEILKFRGTMHQKGEFPFTIDPSSGIVAIPLSAMKMEQRSTNIRITSGNKGLDKMCDGGFFRDCVALISGATGTGKTLITTEFISGGTETGDKCMLFAFEESRDQLLRNASGWGVDFESMEKEGKLKIICEYPETSTLEEHLTLIQDYIKEFQPTRVAVDSLSALERVSTTKGFREFVVSLSSFLKEMQITGLFTSTTPSLLGGPTITEAHISTITDLIILLRYVEAFGEMKRAITLLKMRGSTHDKRIREYNIDGRGMTIGRPFENMSGILSGVFQPTVPEEIERLDDLFDE is encoded by the coding sequence ATGAAAAATTCTAACAAAAATAGCTTGCCTAAAGTCGAAACAGGTGTTCCTGGATTTGATTTAATATGTTTAGGCGGAATTCCAAGAGGAAGGACTACACTTGTTAGTGGGACTGCGGGTAGTGCTAAAACTGTTTTTGGAGCTCAGTTTTTGGTAGGTGGGATTGAAATTGGAGAAGCGGGAGTATTTGTCACATTTGAAGAAACCCCGGAAGATATTAAAGCTAATCTAAAAAGTTTTAACTGGGATGTAGAAAAGTGGGAAGAAGACAACAAGTGGGTATTTGTAGATGGTTCGCCTTCGCCAGAAGAGGAATTAAATTTTACCGGAGAGTTTGACCTAGAAGCTTTACTTGCTAGAATAAAGCACGCGGTCAAAAAAGTAGATGCAAAAAGAGTGACTTTAGATTCTCTTGGTTCTATATTTTACCATTTTGAAGATGCTTCTTTGGTTAGACATGAAATATATAAAATAGCTTATACACTTAAAAAAATGGGCGTGACTGCAGTTTTAACAGCAGAGCGAAGCGCAGAATATGGTGATATCTCACGTTTTGGAATAGAAGAATTTGTAACGGATAATGTCATTGTGCTTAGAAATGCAATGGATAAAGAGAAAAGAAGAAGAACGGTTGAAATATTAAAATTTCGAGGAACAATGCACCAAAAGGGTGAGTTTCCTTTTACTATAGACCCCTCAAGTGGTATCGTTGCTATTCCTCTTTCTGCTATGAAAATGGAACAGCGCTCAACAAATATAAGGATAACTTCAGGTAATAAAGGTTTAGATAAGATGTGTGATGGTGGATTTTTCAGAGACTGTGTTGCATTAATCTCAGGCGCTACTGGTACAGGTAAAACATTGATAACCACTGAATTTATTTCTGGTGGTACAGAAACAGGGGATAAGTGTATGTTATTTGCATTTGAGGAAAGCAGGGATCAACTTTTAAGAAATGCAAGTGGCTGGGGTGTTGACTTTGAAAGTATGGAGAAAGAAGGAAAATTAAAAATTATTTGTGAATATCCAGAAACAAGTACTTTAGAAGAACACTTAACTTTGATACAAGACTACATAAAAGAATTTCAGCCAACAAGGGTAGCGGTTGATAGTTTGTCAGCGTTAGAAAGGGTTTCTACTACCAAAGGTTTTAGAGAATTTGTAGTTTCTCTTTCCTCATTTTTAAAGGAAATGCAAATAACAGGTTTATTTACCTCTACTACCCCAAGCTTGCTAGGTGGTCCAACTATAACCGAAGCTCATATATCGACTATAACAGATTTAATTATTTTATTAAGATATGTTGAAGCTTTTGGTGAGATGAAAAGAGCTATAACTTTACTAAAGATGAGAGGTTCTACCCACGATAAGAGGATAAGAGAATATAACATAGATGGTAGAGGAATGACGATAGGGAGGCCTTTTGAGAATATGTCAGGTATTCTTTCAGGGGTATTTCAGCCTACGGTTCCAGAGGAGATTGAAAGATTAGACGACTTATTTGATGAATAG
- the kaiB gene encoding circadian clock protein KaiB, with product MYLLRLYVTGKTPRSQRAIANLRKICEEELDTKYEMEVVDVLERPQLAEDEKIMATPTLVKQLPPPLRRVIGDLSDREKVLLGLDLKPYSAGSEN from the coding sequence TTGTATCTACTTAGGCTTTATGTGACCGGTAAGACTCCTCGCTCTCAGAGGGCAATTGCAAACTTAAGAAAAATATGTGAAGAAGAACTTGATACAAAGTACGAAATGGAAGTTGTCGATGTTTTAGAACGTCCTCAACTTGCTGAAGATGAAAAAATAATGGCAACTCCAACTCTTGTTAAGCAGCTTCCACCGCCTTTAAGAAGAGTTATTGGAGATCTGTCAGATAGAGAAAAAGTTTTACTTGGGCTTGACTTAAAACCTTATAGTGCTGGGAGTGAAAACTAA
- a CDS encoding trans-sulfuration enzyme family protein — protein sequence MNIGTKLLHIGNEVDKMTGAVVPPVHYASTYKQTKATDIGPYEYSRGQNPTREILEESIASLENGSHGFAFSSGMAAISSVFMLFAPGDHIVACADIYGGAYRALTGLFNRFDIEVTFVDTTDLSNIEKAIQNNTKAVYLETPSNPLLKITDLKGAAQIARDNNLLSIIDNTFMSPLLQRPVDLGIDIVVHSATKFLAGHSDVLAGLAVVNDEKLAKRLKFVQTSFGAVLGPQDCWLTLRGIKTLKARMKEQEESAIKIAEWLSEDSRVAEVFYPGLPSHPGREIHLEQADGFGAVLGFKVKNKNKALKVMENVKIPVLAVSLGAVESIISYPTTMSHGSVPDDVRKGLGIEDNLIRLSVGLEDVNDLIEDLDENLE from the coding sequence ATGAACATTGGAACCAAACTACTTCATATTGGTAACGAAGTTGATAAGATGACTGGGGCTGTCGTACCTCCTGTCCATTATGCTTCTACCTATAAGCAAACAAAAGCTACAGATATTGGTCCGTATGAGTATTCTAGAGGACAGAACCCTACTAGAGAGATTCTTGAAGAAAGCATAGCGAGTTTGGAGAATGGCTCGCATGGATTTGCATTTTCATCTGGGATGGCTGCAATTTCATCGGTATTCATGCTGTTTGCCCCCGGTGATCATATAGTTGCATGTGCTGATATCTATGGAGGAGCCTATAGGGCTTTAACCGGATTATTTAATAGATTTGATATAGAAGTAACCTTTGTGGATACTACAGATCTATCAAATATCGAAAAAGCTATTCAAAATAACACAAAAGCTGTTTATTTAGAAACTCCTAGTAATCCCTTGTTAAAGATTACAGATTTGAAGGGGGCTGCCCAAATAGCTAGAGATAATAACCTTTTATCAATAATAGATAATACCTTTATGTCACCCCTTCTTCAAAGGCCTGTTGACCTTGGGATAGATATTGTTGTGCACAGTGCTACTAAATTCTTGGCAGGGCACAGTGATGTTTTGGCTGGGCTTGCAGTTGTGAATGATGAAAAGCTAGCTAAGAGGTTGAAATTTGTACAAACATCTTTTGGTGCTGTTCTTGGACCCCAGGACTGCTGGTTGACATTAAGAGGTATTAAAACCCTAAAAGCTAGAATGAAAGAGCAGGAAGAATCTGCGATAAAAATTGCCGAGTGGCTTAGCGAAGATAGTAGGGTTGCAGAAGTTTTCTATCCAGGACTGCCCTCTCATCCTGGTAGGGAGATACATTTGGAGCAGGCAGATGGTTTTGGCGCGGTGCTTGGCTTTAAAGTTAAAAACAAAAATAAGGCTTTGAAAGTGATGGAAAATGTAAAAATCCCAGTTTTGGCTGTTAGCCTTGGAGCAGTTGAAAGCATTATATCTTATCCTACTACTATGTCCCACGGTTCTGTGCCAGACGATGTGAGAAAAGGGTTAGGAATTGAGGATAATTTGATCAGGCTGTCAGTTGGCTTAGAAGATGTAAATGATTTAATAGAAGACCTTGATGAAAATTTGGAATAA
- a CDS encoding trans-sulfuration enzyme family protein, producing MREEKELKLDTILARCGVNFDSKTGAISVPVYQSATFSHPSKGESTGYDYSRSLNPTREALEKTAAEIENASRAFAYSSGMAAITSILPLFRSNDHIIVSDDLYGGTYRLFDQVFSQFDLRVSYVPTDNLEEVEKNINKNTRAIFVETPTNPLMKITDLKAVNELAKSYDLMTIVDNTFLTPYFQKPIQLGADIVIHSATKYLGGHNDLVAGIVAVKDEKLGEKIEFLQNSIGAVLGPQDSWLLLRGLKTLGIRLDRQEQNAKEIAGWLDKHPLIEKVFYPGLPEHPGYEIMNKQAQGYGAMISFTVKDRSLVPKVLNKLNLISFAESLGGVESLITFPSEQTHGDIPKETREKIGITDELLRLSVGIEGVSDLIYDLEKALEGGKNQ from the coding sequence ATGAGAGAAGAGAAAGAATTGAAGCTAGATACTATCCTTGCTAGATGTGGAGTTAACTTTGACTCTAAGACAGGTGCTATTAGCGTTCCCGTATATCAATCAGCTACCTTTAGCCATCCGTCAAAAGGAGAAAGCACAGGTTATGATTATTCTAGAAGCCTAAACCCTACAAGAGAAGCTTTAGAAAAGACAGCTGCAGAAATTGAAAATGCAAGCAGAGCATTTGCCTATTCTTCTGGAATGGCGGCAATAACAAGTATATTACCTCTTTTTAGGAGTAATGATCACATAATAGTATCTGATGACTTATACGGTGGAACATACAGGTTATTTGATCAGGTTTTTAGTCAGTTTGATTTGAGAGTATCATATGTTCCGACAGATAATTTAGAAGAAGTGGAGAAAAACATTAACAAAAATACCAGAGCAATATTTGTAGAAACCCCTACAAACCCATTGATGAAAATAACAGATTTAAAGGCGGTTAATGAACTTGCCAAAAGTTATGATCTTATGACAATTGTAGATAATACTTTTTTAACCCCTTATTTTCAAAAGCCAATACAGCTTGGAGCAGATATTGTTATTCACAGTGCAACGAAATATTTGGGCGGACATAATGACCTTGTTGCCGGGATAGTAGCTGTGAAGGATGAAAAGTTAGGTGAAAAGATAGAGTTCTTACAAAACTCTATTGGAGCAGTGCTTGGACCTCAGGATAGCTGGCTTTTGCTAAGGGGGCTAAAGACCCTTGGTATTAGACTTGACAGACAGGAACAAAATGCCAAAGAAATTGCCGGGTGGCTTGATAAGCACCCTTTAATAGAAAAAGTGTTTTACCCTGGATTACCCGAGCACCCGGGATATGAAATTATGAATAAACAGGCACAGGGATATGGTGCTATGATATCTTTTACAGTAAAAGATAGATCTCTAGTGCCAAAAGTTTTAAATAAATTAAATTTAATCTCATTTGCCGAAAGCCTTGGCGGTGTTGAATCACTGATAACTTTTCCTTCTGAGCAGACGCACGGAGATATTCCTAAAGAAACCAGGGAAAAAATCGGTATAACAGATGAGCTTCTTCGTCTGTCTGTTGGCATTGAAGGTGTGTCAGATTTAATTTATGATTTAGAAAAAGCTTTAGAAGGAGGCAAAAATCAATGA
- a CDS encoding arginine deiminase family protein, with translation MKVGTYPKVTSEIGYLEKVILHKPGKELLHIYPTYLEQMLFNEIPWLHGARKEHEQFIERLRGEGVEVLLLDQLMEEILRDEEIRVSFIKENLKESRITEPFTMEAIYNYLLQLTPSETVDALIRGLNKNFVQNLKKTKSLSDYTQHSFPFYIPPLPSMYFTRDQGVMLDNNILLTSMVYPVRKRESLFIKYLTYYHPLFSNADKGMEFSLPKGLEGGDVLVLSSDTVMVGLSQRTTEEAIEKAARHLLIDKGICKQVLVVQIPFKKQYLHLDMVLNQVDRDKFLLFPGIENKVHCYRLTSGYQDGEGYIRCEKENSLRKLLENAFGFSIQIIYSGGSDDLTSSREQQSGSNNILVVSPGKVVAYNRNEITNEILSRNGVKVLDFEGSELIRGMGGPRCMSMPIQRREP, from the coding sequence ATGAAAGTAGGAACATATCCAAAGGTGACAAGCGAAATAGGATATCTTGAAAAGGTCATACTACATAAACCAGGTAAAGAATTACTGCATATATATCCTACATATTTAGAACAAATGCTTTTTAATGAAATACCATGGCTTCATGGTGCGAGAAAAGAGCATGAACAATTTATTGAAAGGTTGAGGGGAGAAGGCGTTGAAGTACTTCTTTTAGATCAGTTGATGGAGGAGATATTAAGAGATGAAGAAATAAGGGTAAGCTTCATAAAAGAAAATCTAAAAGAATCTAGAATTACTGAACCCTTTACAATGGAAGCTATTTATAACTATTTACTTCAGTTAACGCCATCTGAGACAGTTGATGCCTTGATAAGAGGGCTTAACAAAAACTTTGTGCAAAACTTAAAAAAAACTAAATCATTGAGTGACTATACACAGCATTCATTTCCTTTTTATATTCCCCCTCTTCCCAGTATGTATTTTACTAGAGACCAAGGGGTTATGCTTGATAACAATATTTTGTTAACATCAATGGTATACCCAGTAAGAAAACGGGAAAGTTTATTTATAAAATATTTGACTTACTATCATCCCTTATTTTCAAACGCTGATAAAGGCATGGAATTTTCGCTGCCAAAAGGTTTAGAAGGCGGAGATGTACTAGTACTTTCTTCGGATACGGTGATGGTTGGTTTAAGTCAAAGAACTACTGAAGAAGCAATAGAAAAAGCAGCCAGACACCTTTTGATTGATAAAGGGATTTGTAAGCAAGTTCTTGTTGTTCAGATTCCTTTCAAGAAACAGTATCTTCATTTAGATATGGTGTTAAATCAGGTAGACCGGGACAAATTTTTGCTTTTTCCAGGGATTGAGAATAAAGTCCATTGTTATAGATTAACGTCTGGCTATCAAGATGGAGAAGGATATATTAGGTGCGAAAAAGAAAACTCTCTTAGAAAATTATTAGAAAATGCATTTGGCTTTTCTATACAAATAATTTACTCGGGAGGAAGTGATGATTTAACATCATCCAGGGAACAGCAGAGCGGTTCTAATAATATTCTTGTTGTTTCCCCGGGTAAAGTAGTGGCCTATAACAGGAATGAAATCACTAACGAAATATTATCTCGTAACGGAGTAAAGGTCTTAGACTTTGAAGGATCTGAGTTGATACGAGGTATGGGTGGCCCAAGATGTATGAGCATGCCAATACAAAGGCGTGAGCCTTAA
- a CDS encoding polysaccharide deacetylase family protein: MKKRLLAISLMLILSASLLNFTACNTNEETTNNEKQNVDRNGESKSNNDRNNGRNNESGEVLDNGGMILTFDDGYKTDYEVVYPILEEKGIQAVTYISPIFAEKKLGEYMNWEQIKALDEAGWDVEDHTYSHPNMTELTEQDIHQEMEKVNETFEKKGLDIPEHHALPHGAYNDTVKDLLFSYRTTVRKAENTLNPFPLEDKFLDAVDMGIHSTDGLKRLIDKAIEKRKIVIFFTHDVQDDPFDYGITTDKFKSVVEYAVDQDIEILTLTELMEKQEISQKDAS; this comes from the coding sequence ATGAAAAAGAGATTACTAGCTATAAGCTTGATGTTAATTCTTTCTGCAAGTCTTTTAAATTTTACTGCCTGCAACACTAATGAAGAGACTACAAATAACGAAAAGCAAAATGTTGATAGAAATGGTGAAAGTAAAAGTAATAATGATCGCAATAACGGTAGGAATAATGAAAGTGGAGAAGTATTAGACAACGGCGGAATGATATTAACCTTTGATGACGGATATAAGACAGATTATGAAGTGGTGTATCCTATTTTAGAAGAAAAGGGTATACAAGCTGTGACCTATATATCTCCTATTTTTGCCGAAAAAAAATTAGGTGAATATATGAATTGGGAGCAGATAAAAGCATTAGATGAAGCCGGATGGGACGTGGAAGATCACACATATTCCCACCCAAATATGACAGAACTGACCGAACAAGATATACACCAGGAGATGGAGAAAGTAAATGAAACTTTTGAAAAGAAAGGATTAGATATACCAGAACATCATGCTCTACCCCACGGTGCTTACAATGACACAGTAAAAGATTTACTTTTTTCATATAGAACAACTGTAAGAAAAGCAGAGAACACATTAAATCCTTTCCCTCTTGAGGACAAATTTTTAGATGCGGTTGATATGGGGATACATTCGACAGATGGACTTAAAAGATTAATAGATAAGGCAATAGAGAAGCGTAAAATAGTTATATTTTTTACCCATGATGTTCAAGACGACCCTTTTGATTACGGTATAACTACGGATAAGTTTAAATCTGTTGTAGAGTATGCAGTAGATCAAGATATAGAGATATTAACCCTAACAGAACTTATGGAAAAACAGGAAATATCCCAAAAAGATGCTAGCTAA
- a CDS encoding prepilin peptidase, which translates to MLIFLSMALYCNVKFKKIYNILVGVFLVIGFLVNVGFNGNQGFNSAFLGVLIGAILMVVPYFLGWVSLNDIKLIATLGSFVGPDTILTSAILGTGILLLFISIYILFRRKVKVKLSLNLKLIDLENEEKVRFQIPLGFFLAISAMVYWLLYILF; encoded by the coding sequence AGCATGGCTTTGTATTGTAATGTCAAATTTAAAAAAATATATAACATTCTTGTAGGTGTTTTTCTTGTTATTGGTTTTTTAGTGAATGTAGGCTTTAATGGAAATCAGGGGTTTAATTCAGCGTTTCTAGGGGTATTAATTGGTGCAATTTTGATGGTAGTACCTTATTTTTTAGGTTGGGTCAGTCTTAATGATATTAAGTTGATTGCTACCCTGGGTTCTTTTGTTGGTCCGGATACTATTTTGACTTCAGCCATTTTAGGAACAGGTATATTACTTTTATTTATATCAATATATATTTTATTTCGCCGAAAAGTGAAAGTTAAATTATCATTGAACTTAAAATTGATCGATCTAGAAAATGAAGAAAAAGTTCGTTTTCAAATACCACTAGGTTTTTTTCTAGCTATTTCAGCAATGGTATACTGGCTTTTATATATTTTATTTTGA